Proteins found in one Mytilus edulis chromosome 2, xbMytEdul2.2, whole genome shotgun sequence genomic segment:
- the LOC139513606 gene encoding uncharacterized protein, with protein sequence MMRGNKSSIPSIIGTVTVFLILLFIYLNYTSSSEAQLSMKSLTPLYPYTRRKLIKHIDFKPETFKQTVDPHFDFRRTTDELIHQQSSMYDKQMISTIRNYIIYQPTLEGYRLDNKDLFDVSGGQSAAVDNILRFKEDGFYVECCTTDGEKDSTSLFFERVRKWNGLVITPEPEKFTALQMKHRKAAIMNSCLSDSEHPVKKMVTVKDKQTEIHCFPLYSIMAALERRTIDLLALDVGGIDELSIVKAIPFNKINIEILTVRFRGEIRHYKSEIQLYLESIGYDTVLKLVKEEDDSVHHLILKRRESWLTSIVLCVILTSVVSLFIYLYYKKRKSTISL encoded by the exons ATGATGAGAGGTAATAAATCCAGCATTCCTTCAATAATAGGAACGGTTACAGTCTTCCTTATCCTTCTATTTATATACCTAAATTATACATCATCCAGTGAAGCTCAGCTGAGTATGAAATCACTAACGCCATTATATCCATACACTAGGCGGAAACTGATTAAACACATAGATTTCAAACCAGAGACATTCAAACAAACAGTTGATCCACACTTTGATTTTAGACGAACAACAGATGAACTGATTCATCAACAGTCTTCCATGtatgataaacaaatgatatCTACTATTAGAAATTACATCATTTATCAGCCAACTCTGGAAGGGTATAGACTGGATAATAAAGATCTGTTTGATGTTTCTGGTGGTCAGTCGGCTGCAGTGGACAATATCTTAAGATTTAAG GAGGATGGATTTTATGTTGAATGTTGTACTACAGATGGTGAAAAAGATTCTACATCATTATTTTTTGAACGAGTACGGAAGTGGAATGGATTAGTTATTACACCAGAACCAGAAAAGTTCACAGCTCTTCAAATGAAACACAGAAAAGCTGCCATCATGAACAGTTGTTTAAGTGATTCTGAACATCCAGTTAAG AAAATGGTCACTgtgaaagacaaacagacagaaatCCATTGTTTCCCATTGTATTCCATAATGGCAGCACTTGAGAGGAGGACAATTGATTTATTGGCCTTAGATGTTGGTGGAATAGACGAGTTATCTATTGTGAAAGCCATTccattcaataaaataaacattgaaataCTGACGGTGAGATTCCGGGGAGAAATCCGACATTATAAATCAGAAATCCAACTGTATTTAGAGAGTATTGGCTATGATACTGTTTTAAAGTTAGTTAAAGAGGAGGATGATTCTGTGCATCatttgatattaaaaagaagaGAATCCTGGTTAACATCAAttgttttatgtgttattttGACGTCTGTTGTTagtctatttatatatttatattacaagAAGAGGAAGTCAACAATCTCATTATGa